The following proteins come from a genomic window of Diorhabda sublineata isolate icDioSubl1.1 chromosome 7, icDioSubl1.1, whole genome shotgun sequence:
- the LOC130446298 gene encoding hemocyte protein-glutamine gamma-glutamyltransferase-like: MALEVEMFYLYPKENSKSHKTDQYELVNEEDIPVLRRGQKFTVAVRFNRDFDFNKDMVKIAFNYGPTPHPIKGTSGVLRLDPSKKYSIDNKKPFWFANVLDGKESNFILEVYSPPSIPVGLWTIRIDTAVKTSNQPSTVFNYEGDLYFICNPWNCHDQTYMPETRLLEEYVLNDTGKIWVGPLGTSKGREWVFGQFDTCTLPAIQLMLERSGLAYISRGDPIRLTRMISKMVNSNDDDGGILNGRWDGDYEDGTAPSAWTGSVPILHEYLETQSPVSYGQCWVFSGVCTTICRALGIPSRVVSNLVSAHDANSTLTIDKYFDENNDELPYDPNNPTGEDSIWNYHVWSDVYMARPDLPVGYGGWQAIDATPQETSDGFFQCGPASLEAIKKGQVGFNYDVGFMVASVNADLMRWKIDHSNVLGFKRIYCNKYHVGRFILTKQPFMYDYNGDRDRQDITSQYKAEEGSKAERLSLLNAVRGTEAAKRFYDMPEEMEDVEFTLQDLDRIKIGEDFSVVVRITNKSAEYRHIKCQMSAATVYYNGVKAHPINKDEGEFNLKPNSTEELRLNVSACEYLDKLVEYCIMKIYAIASVTETNQTWADEDDFQVIKPDIEIKVPRTIVVKQPASISLKFVNPLKKNLTDCKFHISGASLVRNQIIVHPDVRPGTVIRIDTTIVPKTEGEQKLVATFSSKQLLDITGTAKVDVVAGEE; this comes from the exons ATGGCGTTAGAagttgaaatgttttatttatatcccAAGGAAAATTCTAAATCACACAAAACCGACCAATATGAATTGGTTAACGAGGAAGATATACCTGTTCTAAGAAGGGGACAAAAGTTCACAGTCGCCGTTAGATTTAACAGAGATTTTGATTTTAACAAGGATATGGTTAAAATTGCATTCAACTACG gtcCAACACCACATCCTATCAAAGGCACTTCTGGAGTACTTAGACTTGATCCTTCTAAAAAGTATTCCATTGATAATAAGAAGCCATTTTGGTTCGCTAACGTTCTGGATGGGAAAGAATCCAATTTTATTTTGGAG GTATACTCTCCACCTAGTATTCCAGTTGGTTTGTGGACAATTAGGATTGATACAGCTGTAAAGACGTCAAATCAACCATCAACCGTTTTTAATTACGAAGGAGATCTCTACTTCATTTGTAATCCTTGGAATTGCC ATGACCAGACGTATATGCCGGAGACCAGATTGCTGGAAGAATATGTTTTAAATGATACTGGTAAGATTTGGGTAGGACCTCTAGGTACATCCAAAGGAAGAGAATGGGTTTTTGGACAATTTGATACCTGTACTTTACCGGCGATTCAGTTGATGCTAGAAAGGTCTGGACTTGCTTATATCAG tCGAGGAGATCCTATTCGATTGACCAGAATGATATCTAAAATGGTGAACAGCAACGATGATGACGGAGGTATTTTGAACGGCAGATGGGATGGAGATTACGAAGATGGTACTGCACCATCAGCCTGGACCGGATCCGTACCTATTCTACATGAATATCTGGAAACCCAAAGTCCAGTAAGCTATGGTCAATGTTGGGTGTTCTCAGGTGTCTGCACAACAA TATGCCGTGCTCTGGGTATTCCATCGAGGGTAGTATCTAACTTGGTATCTGCTCATGACGCGAACTCCACTTTAACCATCGATAAATATTTcgatgaaaataatgatgagCTACCTTACGATCCCAACAACCCAACAGGAGAAGATTCTATTTGGAATTATCACGTTTGGAGTGATGTATACATGGCGCGTCCCGATTTACCCGTGG GCTATGGTGGTTGGCAAGCTATCGATGCAACTCCTCAAGAAACGTCCGACGGCTTTTTTCAATGCGGCCCAGCATCTCTCGAAGCCATTAAAAAAGGGCAAGTTGGATTCAATTATGACGTTGGTTTTATGGTGGCATCAGTTAACGCCGATCTTATGCGTTGGAAAATTGATCACTCCAATGTGTTGGGATTCAAGAGAATTTATTGCAACAAATACCA TGTTGGTCGATTCATTCTAACAAAACAACCGTTTATGTATGATTACAACGGAGACAGAGATCGTCAGGATATCACATCGCAGTATAAAGCAGAAGAAGGATCTAAAGCTGAACGCCTCTCATTATTAAATGCCGTCAGAGGTACTGAAGCGGCTAAGAGATTCTACGATATGCCAGAGGAAATGGAAGATGTTGAATTCACTTTACAA GATTTGGATAGGATTAAAATAGGAGAAGACTTCAGCGTTGTGGTTAGAATAACTAACAAAAGTGCCGAGTATCGTCacatcaaatgtcaaatgtcagcAGCCACCGTGTACTACAACGGAGTAAAAGCTCATCCGATCAATAAAGATGAAGGAGAGTTTAATCTCAAACCAAATTCAA cCGAAGAGTTGAGGTTGAATGTAAGCGCCTGTGAATATTTGGATAAGTTGGTGGAATATTGTATTATGAAGATATATGCGATAGCATCTGTGACAGAAACCAACCAAACTTGGGCCGACGAAGATGATTTTCAGGTTATAAAACCTGACATAGAAATAAAG GTTCCACGTACTATTGTCGTTAAACAACCAGCATCGATCAGCTTGAAATTTGTGAATCCCTTGAAAAAGAATTTGACTGATTGCAAATTCCATATTTCCGGAGCATCACTTGTcagaaatcaaataattgttcATCCTGATGTTCGTCCTGGTACTGTAATTAGAATAGACACGACCATTGTTCCGAAAACTGAAGGTGAACAGAAACTTGTAGCTACTTTTTCATCCAAACAATTATTGGATATAACTGGAACAGCAAAAGTGGATGTTGTAGCCGGAGAAGAGTAA